The Marinobacter gudaonensis region CAACGTCCACTCCGCCACCGTGGACCCGAAGAACTTCGACGAAAACAGCTTCGTCAACTACACCGGCGACGTCTGCATCATCCCGCCAAACTCCTTTGCACTGGCCCGCACCGTTGAATACTTTCGCATTCCGCGCAGCGTACTGACCATCTGCCTGGGCAAGTCCACCTACGCCCGCTGCGGCATCATCGTCAATGTCACCCCGTTGGAGCCGGAATGGGAAGGCCAGGTCACCCTGGAATTTTCCAACACCACCAACCTGCCGGCGAAAATCTACGCCAACGAAGGCGTGGCGCAGATGCTCTTCTTCGAGTCGGATGAAATCTGCGAAACCAGCTACAAGGATCGCGGCGGCAAATACCTCGGCCAGACCGGCGTGACCCTGCCCAGGACATGAACGCCAACCAGTTTCTCAAAGCCGTCTCACAACTGCAGGGCTGGCGCGAATGCGCCTTCCTGCTGGCCCTGGCCGAGCGTTCCTTTCCCAATTACGCCCTGTTCGCCGATGCCGTTGGCCTGAAAACGGGCGCCAAAATGCGCCAGTTGCTGGATCTTGGCTGGGACATGCTGCAAAAGGACGTCTCTGAAGCCTCCATACCCCAGCTGTTGGCCAAGCTTGAAACCCTGTCTCCGGATGTCGATGCCTACGACGCCTATGGCGTGTACCCGGCCTTCGATTTCTGCCAGTTGCTGGAGCAGGCACTGCTCAACCGGCTGAACCCGGCCAAGCATCGCGCCACCGACGCCTCCCAGATGGCCACCGGCACCGTGATGAACTTTATCGAGCTCTCCGAAGGCGACGAACTGGACGAGGACGAGCTGGTTCGTTTGCTGGACCACCACCCGCTGATGAAAGAAGACAAAACCTTCCAGCGGGATCTGGTGCTGGCTCTGAAGCGTCAGCGCACGCCCACGGACCAGTTTGTCGAAAGGCTTCGGCAAGAGTCAGCCAACGATGGCGTCAGCAACCTCGGTATCTCACTCAACGATTGAACGCCGTAGTCGTGGGCAGGCTACACTTCCGGTATTACCTGTAACTCTCAGCTCAGTGCCAATGGACTCTACCCCATGAAACTCTCTGCTTTTGGTCGCAAGTTCACCGCCGATGCCGGTATTACCTCTCTGATGGACGATCTGGGCAACGCCATGGCCTCCGGCGACGACATGATCATGATGGGTGGCGGCAACCCCGGGCACATACCCGAAGTGCAGCAGCGAGTGCAGGAAATCCTCGCGGACATGAGCCGGAATGAGGGGGATGTGCGCCGACTGGTTGGTATCTACGACCCCCCACAGGGCGAAAAGCAGTTTATTGCCTCACTCGCGGAACTGCTCAACCGGGAGTATGGCTGGGGCCTGAAGCCCGAGAACATCGCCCTCACCAACGGCAGCCAGGCGGCCTTCTTCATGCTGTTCAACATGTTTGGCGGCGATTACGGGGAAGGGCACCGCAAACACATTCTGCTGCCGCTGGCCCCGGAGTACATCGGCTACGCCGATGCAGGCATCGAGCCCGGGCTGTTCGACGCGGTCCAGCCGGACATCTCCTTCACCGATGCCCACGAGTTCAAGTACCGGGTGGACTTTGATGCCGTGGAAGTCACCGGGGAAACCGGCGCCATCTGCGTTTCAAGGCCCACCAACCCCACCGGCAACGTAGTGACCGATGACGAGCTCGCGCGGCTGGAGCAGCTCGCCCGCGAGCATGACATCCCGCTGATCGTGGACGGCGCTTACGGCACGCCGTTCCCCAGCCTGCTGTTCGTGGACGCCACGCCCACCTGGAATGACCAGATCATTCTCTGCCTGAGCCTGTCAAAGCTGGGATTGCCCGCAGCCAGAACCGGCATCGTGATCGCGGCCGAGCCGATCATCAAGGCGCTGTCCGGCATCAATGCCATCATGAACCTGGCCACCGGCAGTTTCGGCGCCATGCTGGCGGAGCCCCTGGTCCGCTCTGGCGAGATCCTGTCCCTGAGCCACGACGTGGTGTGCCCGTTCTACAAGGCCAAAATGGAGCGGGCGGTCGCCGCGTTTCGGGAGGCCATGGGCGAAGACAGCTGTCGCTGGTATGTCCATAAACCCGAGGGCGCCATGTTCCTCTGGCTTTGGTTTCCGGACCTTCCCATCACCAGCCTGGAGCTGTATCAGCGACTGAAAGGGCGAGGGGTGCTGGTGGTTTCCGGGCATTATTTCTTCCCGGGGTTGCCCGAGGATGACTGGAAGCATCGCCACGAGTGCCTGCGGGTAACCTATTCCCAGGATGATGACCGGGTGGCCGAGGGGCTTCGCATTATTGCCGATGAGGTCAAGGCTGTCTGGCGGGAGGCCGGTCGCGCGCTCTAGCGCTCGAACTCCGCGTCTTTCAGTCGTAGCTCGTAGGTGCTGCCATCGGGTTCCACCTGGCGCAGACGAACCATCAGGTAGTTTTGCTCCTTCGAGAACCAGATCAGGGTTTGTCGATCAGAATTCTCGCGAACCTTTTCCGCCTTGAGCGTGGCCTGCATTTGCCCGCCGGCCCTGACCGATTCGCCATTAATAACCGCAAAGCGTTCCTCGTCGATGCGTCCCTTGTCGAGTACCTGGTAGCTCATCTCACGCAGTCCGTTACGGATGTCCTGGTGAAGTTGCAACTGGTAGCCCAGGGGGTCGAGCACGCCCTCATCGATGGCAACCTCAAAGGCTTTGCCCTTGTAGCGTCCGGTGGCCAGCCCCTTTTCCCAGTCAAAGTCGATGGATTGTTTCCGATCGCTGACCAGAAAACCGGACAGGCTATAGCGGTAGCGCATGGGGATGACACGGCCGTTTTGCCACCGGAAGATCAGCGACTCGTCAATGTCGGCAATGAACGAATCCACATCGGTGCGGTACAGCCAGATGTCGTTGCCCTGGGCGGTCAGTGTACGTTTGGCGGTGCCATTGAGGGTGATCCCCTTTTCCATGGCAGCGGTGTAGCTGGCCTCGAAAGGAACCAGTTCGGATGTGGTTTCTGCCGCGCTCGCGGCTGGGCTGGCAAAAGCGCCAATGAGCACCAGCAGCATGGCACAGAGTCGGTTGGAGGGCAGTGTCATGAAAAAGGCCTCAAACAGGAACTGTTACCGTCATCATTGGCGACAGTGTAGACGCTTGGGCCGTACTCGAGCATGACAATTCGTTCAGGCAATCCTCAGCTGGCGCTCAGGCGCATCGGCTGCTTCAGGGGCTGACCATCGAACAGTACGCCCTCGCTGCCTAGCTGGATGCGGCCCTCGCAGAACCAACGCACAACAATGGGGTAGAGGATGTGCTCCTCGGCCTGAACCTTTTCCGCCAGGGACTCCGGTGTCTCGTCCTGACTTACCGAGACCTCCGCCTGGGCAATGACCGGGCCGCCATCCAGTTCCTCGGTGACAAAATGGATGGAGACTCCATGCACCCGGTCACCAGCTTCGAGCGCCCGCCGATGGGTGTTCAAGCCTGTATATTTGGGCAGCAGGGACGGATGGATGTTCAGCATCCTGCCCCGGAAGGCTCGCACAAAATCGGTGGTCAGGATGCGCATGAAGCCGGCGAGAACGATCAGGTCCGGGTTGTGACGGAGGATTTCCGCCATCAAAGAGGCGTCGAACTCTTCCCGGGAGCCAAAGTCCTTGTGATTCACCACGAAGGACTCGATATTCGCCTGTGCCGCGCGCTCAAGGGCAAACGCGCCCGGCTGATTGCAGCCCACGGCAACAATCTGGCCGGGAAAGTCCCGCTCACGGCTGGCCTCGATCAGTGCCTGGAGATTGGTTCCGCTGCCGGAAGCCAGAACCAGAATGCGTGGCAAGGGGGTCGGGTCCGCCTTCATGCCGACAACAGCCCCGGGGCATAGCGCACGCAGGGCTCCGCGTCTTGCGTGGAGGCGCTCTCGATAACGCCGACCTGCCAGGCGTGCTCGCCCAGTGCCCGGAGGGTGTCGAGGGCCAGATCTTTCTGGTTGGCCGGTACACACACGATCATGCCAATGCCACAGTTGAAGGTACGGTACATTTCCTCACTGGCAACGCCACCCTGATCTTTCAGCCACTGGAACACCGGCGGCAGTTTCCAGCTGCTGGTGTCGATGGCGGCCACCGTGCCATTCGGCAGGACGCGGGGAATGTTTTCAGGCAATCCACCGCCGGTTATGTGAGAGAGGGCGCGTACGTCCACTTCCCGGATCAGCTGGAGCAGGTTTTTCACGTAGATGCGCGTTGGTGCCATCAGCGCGTCCGCAAGTGTCTCATGGCCCATGGGCTGGTTCAGGTCTGCCTTGCTGACCTCCAGAATCTTGCGAATCAGTGAGTAGCCGTTGGAGTGGGGGCCGGAAGAGCCGAGGGCCAGCAGGACATCACCAGACTGAACGCGGCTGCCATCGATGATTTCGCTACGCTCGGCAACGCCAACACAGAAACCGGCCAGATCATAATCGTCGCCTTCATACATGCCGGGCATCTCGGCGGTCTCGCCGCCCACCAGGGCGCAACCTGCCAGTTCGCATCCCGCGCCAATGCCGGCAACCACCTGGGCGGCAACGTCGACATTGAGTTTGCCGGTGGCGTAATAGTCGAGGAAGAACAGGGGCTCTGCACCCCCAACCACGAGATCATTAACGCACATGGCGACCAGGTCGATGCCAATGCTGTCGTGCTTTTCCAGCTGCATGGCCAGGCGCAGTTTGGTGCCCACCCCATCGGTGCCGGACACAAGTACCGGTTCATTGTAGCCAGCGGGAATCGAGACCATCGCGCCAAAACCGCCGAGGCCGCCCAGCACCTCCGGGCGGCGGGTGCGCGCTGCGGTATCCTTGATGCGACGTACGAGTTCGTTGCCTGCGTCAATGTCAACGCCAGCGTCGCGGTAGGTAAGGGAGGGCTTCTGTTCGCTCATGGGGTTCTTAACCGTTGGCCAGTGGGTCAGGCGGCGGATTTTAACAGGTGCGCTGTAGTGCTCCAAATGTATATTGCTTTTCGGAAACCCGGGGCTGCTACTCAGCCTGTAGGGCATGGTGTATCCTATGCGCCATTCATGCGAATTGCAGGGTGTTTCATGTCGTTATCAGGACACAAGTTGCCACAGGCGCCAGGATTGGCTGCTCGGTTCTTTGCATTCATCGGGCTGTTGCTGCTCATCTGGTCCGGGCCGGCCACCGCGGTGACGGTGTCTGGACTCTACTCTGCCCGGGTTCCGGTGGAGGGTGCGTCCGAGGCGCAGCTGACCAAGGGTTATGCGGATGGTCTGAGGCAGGTGCTGGTGCGGGTTTCCGGCAGCCAGGATGTTCTGGCCACGGCGGGCGTGGATAGCCTGCTTGCAGATGCCGAATCGCTTCTGTTGTCGTATCAGGTTGCCCGTGACGAATCAGGCCAGAGCATTCTGAGTATGTCATTTGGTGCAGTTGGCGTTAACCGTGCGCTGGCGTCCATTGATGCGCCCGTGTGGGGCGCCAACCGGCCGCTGACGCTGGCGTGGATCGCGGTGGAAGATCGCGGCGCCCGGACCCTTGTTACGGGAGCCTCCGAAAGCACCGCGAGTGCCACGGCCGATGGCGGTTGGAGCACAGCTTTCGATGCAGCCGCCCGAAAGCGTGGTTTGCCCCTGACGACACCGCCAGAGAGCTTCAACACCAGCCGGGAACTGCTTTCAGACATCTGGGGGCAGTTTGTCGGCCGGGTGAAATCAGCCTCCTCAGACCTCGAACACGACGTCCTGGCCCTGGTGCGCGTCAGCCGCGCGGGCGGTCAGTGGCGTGCTGGGTGGGTTTTTGATGGCATGTCGATGGACGCCGGTGAGGAATCGGTCACTGCGCCTACGCAGCAGGCGCTCGCCGAGGCGGTGATCAACCGCTGGGCAGAGCGGTATGCGGGCCGTTACGCCGTCGCCGCCTCGGAAGTGGGCGATTCTCCGCAGGTGGATATTGTGCTTCGGGGTGTCAGCTCCCTTGAGGACTATGCCCGCGTGAACAAGATCCTTCAGGACCTCACGCCCGTGGTTGGCGTGGGCGCGCACCGTGTCCGCGATGATCAACTGACGCTGCGGGTTGCCTTCTCCGGCGAGCTGGATCAGCTTCAGGAATACATCGCGCTGGACCCCCGCTTCGTGCCCATCGAATCTGGCATTCCCGCAGAGCCGGAAGTTGCGGATTCTGCCTCGACCAAGCTTCCGGGCAGCCAGGAGAGCGGGGTCAGTGCCAGCGAGCCGCCCGCAAAACCCGAGGGCGAGGAATCCCGGACTGCGGCCGATGAATCGGCCATGTTCACCTACCAGCCCGTCCCCGTCGACGAAGAAGAGGCCCAGCAGGCGTTCGAATCCCTGTACGAGGTCCTGTATTATCGGTGGCAACCGGCCTCTGTCATCGGGAGCGGTGGCAGCGAATAAGCAGGGGTAATCGGAGGGAATCGTTTGAATTTACACCGTTGGCGCTGGATTCCCAATGCCCTGACGTTCCTGCGAATTCTGCTGATTGCTCCCTTCGCTGGCGCCCTGCTTGTTGGCGACTACCGGCGTGCGCTGGTGATTTTCTTCCTGGCTGCGGCCACCGACGCCATTGATGGATTTCTGGCGCGGCATTTCAACTGGCGCTCCAGACTGGGGGCCATCGCCGACCCTCTGGCGGATAAAGCCCTGCTGATTACCGCCTATCTGATGCTGACTCTGACCTCAGTGCTTCCCGTCTGGCTGTTTGCCGTGGTTCTGGGCAGAGACCTGCTGATTGTGGGCGGAGCTCTGGCCTATCATTATTTTGTGGGTCGTTACGATATGGAGCCGAGCATTCCGGGCAAGATCAACACCTTTGTTCAGATTCTCGTGGCGCTGGCCATCATTGTGCTGCTCGCCGATCTGCCTATGCAGCCCTGGGTGGTGGACGCTGGCATTGTGGTGGTTGCGGTGTCGGCCATTGCCAGCGGCGGGCACTATCTGGTGGTCTGGAGTGTGCGGGCCTGGAGGGCAACCCGGTCATGACGGCATCGCAGCTGGTTCTTGGCGTCAAGCTGCGGGACGACGCCCGGTTTGACAATTTTCACGGAGAGCGTAATCGTGAAGCTGCCGACAGGCTGGAGGCACTTTGCCAGCAGGCGGGCGGGGTGCCGGTGGTGGTGCTCTGTGGTGATGCCGACACCGGCAAAAGCCACCTGCTTCAGGCTGCCTGTCACAGTGCCGATCAGCAGGGAAGGTCGGCCGTTTGCATCAGTGTCGCCGAGTTGCAGCCATTTGGTCCCGCAGCGCTGTCCGGGCTGGAGAGTCAGGATCTGGTGTGCCTGGACGACCTGGACCTGGTGGCCGGCAAGCGGGATTGGGAAGAGGCTATTTTCCATCTTTACAACCGGATAGACGACCGCAACGCGATGATGATCGTGAGTGCGTCGGATTTGCCGGGCCAATTGCCGTTCCAGCTTCCAGACCTGGTGTCCCGGCTGAGGCATGGGCTCACAATTCAGCTGGGCATATACAGAGACGAGGATCGACTCCGCATACTGATGGCGCGGGCCGAAAAACGCGGACTGGTGATGTCACGCGAAGTGGCCGCCTACATCATGCGCCGGGCGCCCCGTGGGTTGGGCGACTTGCTTGGAATTCTGGATATGCTGGATGAGAATTCACTGCAGGCACAGCGCAGGTTGACCATTCCGTTCGTTAAATCGGTGATGAGATGGTAGCCGGAGGCAACGGGGCTGATCCGGAAAAGAACGATAACGGCTTAATCGAGGGAGAGACAGAATGAGACGGGTAGTTTTCAATCAGAAAGGTGGCGTGGGTAAATCCAGTATCACCTGCAACCTGGCCGCGATCAGTGCGGCACGCGGCAAGCGCACGCTGGTAGTGGACCTGGATCC contains the following coding sequences:
- the dcd gene encoding dCTP deaminase — translated: MSIKSDKWIRRMSEQHGMIEPFESGQVRETEKGRVISYGTSSYGYDVRCSNEFKIFTNVHSATVDPKNFDENSFVNYTGDVCIIPPNSFALARTVEYFRIPRSVLTICLGKSTYARCGIIVNVTPLEPEWEGQVTLEFSNTTNLPAKIYANEGVAQMLFFESDEICETSYKDRGGKYLGQTGVTLPRT
- a CDS encoding YjaG family protein, translating into MNANQFLKAVSQLQGWRECAFLLALAERSFPNYALFADAVGLKTGAKMRQLLDLGWDMLQKDVSEASIPQLLAKLETLSPDVDAYDAYGVYPAFDFCQLLEQALLNRLNPAKHRATDASQMATGTVMNFIELSEGDELDEDELVRLLDHHPLMKEDKTFQRDLVLALKRQRTPTDQFVERLRQESANDGVSNLGISLND
- a CDS encoding valine--pyruvate transaminase, coding for MKLSAFGRKFTADAGITSLMDDLGNAMASGDDMIMMGGGNPGHIPEVQQRVQEILADMSRNEGDVRRLVGIYDPPQGEKQFIASLAELLNREYGWGLKPENIALTNGSQAAFFMLFNMFGGDYGEGHRKHILLPLAPEYIGYADAGIEPGLFDAVQPDISFTDAHEFKYRVDFDAVEVTGETGAICVSRPTNPTGNVVTDDELARLEQLAREHDIPLIVDGAYGTPFPSLLFVDATPTWNDQIILCLSLSKLGLPAARTGIVIAAEPIIKALSGINAIMNLATGSFGAMLAEPLVRSGEILSLSHDVVCPFYKAKMERAVAAFREAMGEDSCRWYVHKPEGAMFLWLWFPDLPITSLELYQRLKGRGVLVVSGHYFFPGLPEDDWKHRHECLRVTYSQDDDRVAEGLRIIADEVKAVWREAGRAL
- a CDS encoding DUF3108 domain-containing protein; translation: MTLPSNRLCAMLLVLIGAFASPAASAAETTSELVPFEASYTAAMEKGITLNGTAKRTLTAQGNDIWLYRTDVDSFIADIDESLIFRWQNGRVIPMRYRYSLSGFLVSDRKQSIDFDWEKGLATGRYKGKAFEVAIDEGVLDPLGYQLQLHQDIRNGLREMSYQVLDKGRIDEERFAVINGESVRAGGQMQATLKAEKVRENSDRQTLIWFSKEQNYLMVRLRQVEPDGSTYELRLKDAEFER
- the purN gene encoding phosphoribosylglycinamide formyltransferase, coding for MKADPTPLPRILVLASGSGTNLQALIEASRERDFPGQIVAVGCNQPGAFALERAAQANIESFVVNHKDFGSREEFDASLMAEILRHNPDLIVLAGFMRILTTDFVRAFRGRMLNIHPSLLPKYTGLNTHRRALEAGDRVHGVSIHFVTEELDGGPVIAQAEVSVSQDETPESLAEKVQAEEHILYPIVVRWFCEGRIQLGSEGVLFDGQPLKQPMRLSAS
- the purM gene encoding phosphoribosylformylglycinamidine cyclo-ligase produces the protein MSEQKPSLTYRDAGVDIDAGNELVRRIKDTAARTRRPEVLGGLGGFGAMVSIPAGYNEPVLVSGTDGVGTKLRLAMQLEKHDSIGIDLVAMCVNDLVVGGAEPLFFLDYYATGKLNVDVAAQVVAGIGAGCELAGCALVGGETAEMPGMYEGDDYDLAGFCVGVAERSEIIDGSRVQSGDVLLALGSSGPHSNGYSLIRKILEVSKADLNQPMGHETLADALMAPTRIYVKNLLQLIREVDVRALSHITGGGLPENIPRVLPNGTVAAIDTSSWKLPPVFQWLKDQGGVASEEMYRTFNCGIGMIVCVPANQKDLALDTLRALGEHAWQVGVIESASTQDAEPCVRYAPGLLSA
- a CDS encoding DUF2066 domain-containing protein, with translation MSLSGHKLPQAPGLAARFFAFIGLLLLIWSGPATAVTVSGLYSARVPVEGASEAQLTKGYADGLRQVLVRVSGSQDVLATAGVDSLLADAESLLLSYQVARDESGQSILSMSFGAVGVNRALASIDAPVWGANRPLTLAWIAVEDRGARTLVTGASESTASATADGGWSTAFDAAARKRGLPLTTPPESFNTSRELLSDIWGQFVGRVKSASSDLEHDVLALVRVSRAGGQWRAGWVFDGMSMDAGEESVTAPTQQALAEAVINRWAERYAGRYAVAASEVGDSPQVDIVLRGVSSLEDYARVNKILQDLTPVVGVGAHRVRDDQLTLRVAFSGELDQLQEYIALDPRFVPIESGIPAEPEVADSASTKLPGSQESGVSASEPPAKPEGEESRTAADESAMFTYQPVPVDEEEAQQAFESLYEVLYYRWQPASVIGSGGSE
- a CDS encoding CDP-alcohol phosphatidyltransferase family protein, producing the protein MNLHRWRWIPNALTFLRILLIAPFAGALLVGDYRRALVIFFLAAATDAIDGFLARHFNWRSRLGAIADPLADKALLITAYLMLTLTSVLPVWLFAVVLGRDLLIVGGALAYHYFVGRYDMEPSIPGKINTFVQILVALAIIVLLADLPMQPWVVDAGIVVVAVSAIASGGHYLVVWSVRAWRATRS
- the hda gene encoding DnaA regulatory inactivator Hda — translated: MTASQLVLGVKLRDDARFDNFHGERNREAADRLEALCQQAGGVPVVVLCGDADTGKSHLLQAACHSADQQGRSAVCISVAELQPFGPAALSGLESQDLVCLDDLDLVAGKRDWEEAIFHLYNRIDDRNAMMIVSASDLPGQLPFQLPDLVSRLRHGLTIQLGIYRDEDRLRILMARAEKRGLVMSREVAAYIMRRAPRGLGDLLGILDMLDENSLQAQRRLTIPFVKSVMRW